In a genomic window of Pseudomonas putida:
- a CDS encoding SfnB family sulfur acquisition oxidoreductase, translated as MSALPPSAVYPINPPAAHRIADEAEALRVAEQVAAVLLEQDAERDRTRQVPAEIVDLYSNSGLWGITVPREFGGAQVSYAVLAQVIAIISAADPSLGQIPQNHYCLLEDIRLQGSPEQQAHFFALALQGHRFANALSETGGKNVQDIQATIRRYGDGYVINGRKGYCTGSLYAHWLAVLALDEEQKGQLAFVERGTRGLVVVDDWDSIGQRTTSSGTVLADDLHIPAFNLFPTYRSYESPTLAGPFAQLTTAAIDAGIARAALRDTIAFVREFARPWIDAGVDKASEDPLTIIAVGGLEIRLEAAEALLERAGRALDAARPAPDEDTVAHASLAVAKAKVLTTEIAIEAANKLFELGGTRSTLKKHNLDRHWRNARVHTLHDPVRWKYHVVGNWLLNGVKPPRHDWS; from the coding sequence ATGTCTGCCTTGCCCCCATCTGCCGTTTATCCGATCAACCCGCCAGCCGCCCATCGCATCGCCGACGAAGCCGAAGCGCTGCGCGTCGCCGAGCAAGTCGCTGCTGTCCTGCTGGAACAGGACGCCGAACGCGACCGTACACGCCAGGTACCCGCCGAGATCGTCGATCTGTATTCCAACAGTGGCCTGTGGGGCATCACCGTGCCTAGGGAGTTCGGCGGTGCACAGGTGTCTTACGCGGTCCTGGCGCAGGTCATTGCGATCATCTCCGCGGCCGATCCGTCCCTGGGGCAGATCCCGCAGAACCACTATTGCCTGCTGGAAGACATTCGCCTGCAAGGCTCGCCCGAACAGCAAGCGCATTTCTTCGCCCTGGCGCTGCAAGGCCATCGCTTTGCCAATGCCCTGTCGGAAACCGGCGGCAAAAATGTGCAGGACATCCAGGCGACCATCCGCCGTTATGGCGACGGTTATGTGATCAACGGTCGCAAGGGTTACTGTACCGGTTCGCTGTACGCCCACTGGCTGGCGGTGCTGGCACTGGATGAAGAGCAAAAGGGCCAACTGGCCTTCGTCGAACGCGGCACTCGAGGACTGGTGGTCGTCGACGATTGGGACAGCATCGGCCAGCGCACCACCTCCAGCGGCACGGTGCTGGCCGATGACCTGCACATCCCGGCTTTCAATCTGTTCCCGACCTATCGTTCTTATGAAAGCCCGACCCTGGCCGGCCCGTTCGCCCAGTTGACCACCGCCGCCATCGACGCCGGCATCGCCCGCGCCGCGCTGCGCGACACCATCGCCTTCGTCCGGGAGTTCGCTCGGCCATGGATCGATGCGGGTGTGGACAAGGCCAGCGAAGATCCGCTGACCATCATTGCGGTTGGCGGACTGGAGATTCGCCTGGAGGCCGCCGAAGCCCTGCTGGAGCGGGCGGGGCGCGCGCTGGATGCGGCACGCCCGGCACCGGACGAAGACACGGTTGCCCACGCTTCTTTGGCCGTCGCCAAGGCCAAGGTGCTGACCACCGAAATCGCCATCGAAGCGGCCAACAAACTGTTCGAACTCGGCGGTACCCGTTCGACCCTGAAGAAGCACAACCTCGACCGCCACTGGCGCAACGCCCGGGTGCATACCCTGCACGATCCTGTGCGCTGGAAGTACCACGTGGTCGGCAACTGGTTGCTCAACGGCGTGAAACCGCCGCGCCACGACTGGTCGTGA
- a CDS encoding VOC family protein — MSVKPIPEGYHSVTPYLGIAKAAEAIEFYKKAFGAVEVMRLSMPDGGVGHAELRIGDCPIMLGTPCDQGPLSNPDQSPSVGLHLYVTDVDKSYKQAIAAGGIVVSEVKDQFYGDRSGTLKDPYGHLWFLATRKEDLTQEQIEQRAKEMFQQG; from the coding sequence ATGAGCGTCAAACCGATTCCAGAGGGTTATCACAGCGTCACCCCGTACCTGGGCATCGCCAAGGCGGCCGAGGCCATCGAGTTCTACAAGAAAGCATTCGGCGCCGTTGAAGTCATGCGCCTGTCCATGCCCGACGGCGGCGTCGGCCACGCCGAACTGCGCATCGGCGACTGCCCGATCATGCTGGGCACGCCTTGCGATCAGGGGCCGCTGAGCAATCCGGACCAGTCGCCTTCCGTGGGCTTGCATCTATATGTGACCGATGTCGACAAGTCTTATAAGCAGGCGATTGCCGCCGGCGGCATCGTGGTGTCGGAGGTCAAGGATCAGTTCTATGGCGACCGTTCGGGGACCTTGAAAGATCCCTATGGCCATCTGTGGTTTCTGGCCACGCGCAAGGAGGATCTGACCCAGGAGCAGATTGAACAGCGGGCGAAGGAGATGTTTCAGCAAGGTTGA
- a CDS encoding GNAT family N-acetyltransferase — protein sequence MDNPIQTCKATPADVGIISRIIERSIRVGCARDHRNQPQTLAAWTCNTTDEHIRHWLTDPRLYLNIALLQNKPVGVAMASVCGKVAFCYVQPESFRRGAGRTLVRDLEDWLINQGQQRVRLHCTRSSEPFYRHLGYQPGSVAFMVAGLEVVPLQKGLASPSSKAHPGSKSSRGESQPQ from the coding sequence ATGGATAACCCGATTCAAACCTGCAAGGCCACGCCCGCCGATGTCGGCATCATTAGCCGCATCATCGAGCGTTCGATCCGCGTTGGTTGCGCTCGTGACCACCGCAACCAACCGCAAACCCTTGCCGCCTGGACCTGCAACACGACAGATGAGCATATCCGGCACTGGCTCACGGACCCACGGCTGTACCTGAATATCGCCTTGTTGCAGAACAAACCTGTCGGCGTCGCCATGGCCTCGGTCTGCGGCAAGGTGGCGTTCTGTTACGTGCAGCCGGAATCGTTTCGCCGTGGCGCCGGGCGGACCCTGGTGCGCGATCTTGAAGACTGGTTGATCAATCAGGGCCAGCAACGGGTGCGGCTCCACTGCACTCGCTCCAGCGAGCCGTTCTACCGGCATCTGGGTTACCAGCCCGGTTCCGTTGCATTCATGGTCGCGGGGCTTGAGGTTGTTCCCCTGCAAAAAGGCCTGGCGTCACCTTCATCGAAAGCCCACCCAGGGTCTAAATCCTCAAGGGGTGAAAGCCAACCTCAATGA
- a CDS encoding ATP-binding protein, with protein MMSLRLRLSLVLGGAFALIWALAAAWMLSDLRNQMMFSLDQRLVASARMVAGLMEQLPPLPSKGEGTHFSAEQLNIPGGMACQVSSLRGEILARSHSDPGQTLEAEKMGFHDQMIDGAPWRSFTLARGDLRITTADRQIEREALNMSILLAASVPVGVALLGCLCLLWLGIGQGLAPLNRMRDALMRRSPDSLEPLQVQPLPSELQPLLETQNQLFQRIGKTIERERRLTGDAAHELRSPLTAIKTHLQVARMTEGAARDQSLARAEEGADRLHRTLEQLLLLARVEGSLSFDDGVQCSAEQVAKLAIQDTAGGDRQRIRLNVPARFSHAPVKMPSVLSIAALRNLLDNALRHTPGDGPVELSLQTTGNRVQFVVRDHGPGIAEDDLQHLTQRFWRNGQSTGCGLGLAIVQAIVQRCGCTLHFDSRPDGLRVELTMPLQPA; from the coding sequence GTGATGAGTCTGCGTTTGCGCCTGAGCCTGGTGCTCGGGGGCGCGTTTGCGCTGATCTGGGCACTGGCTGCGGCCTGGATGCTCAGCGATTTGCGCAATCAGATGATGTTTTCCCTCGACCAGCGTCTGGTGGCGTCGGCGCGAATGGTCGCCGGGCTGATGGAGCAGTTGCCGCCGTTGCCAAGCAAGGGCGAGGGCACGCATTTCAGTGCCGAACAACTCAATATTCCCGGGGGGATGGCTTGCCAGGTCAGCTCGTTGCGCGGGGAAATCCTCGCTCGCAGCCACAGCGATCCGGGACAAACCCTGGAAGCGGAGAAAATGGGCTTCCACGATCAGATGATCGATGGCGCGCCGTGGCGCAGTTTTACCCTGGCCCGTGGCGATCTGCGGATCACCACGGCGGATCGACAGATCGAACGCGAGGCCCTGAACATGTCGATCCTGCTGGCGGCTTCGGTGCCAGTAGGCGTGGCGTTACTCGGATGTCTGTGCCTGCTCTGGCTGGGGATTGGCCAGGGGCTGGCGCCGCTCAATCGCATGCGCGACGCCTTGATGCGTCGCAGTCCCGACTCGCTCGAACCGCTGCAGGTCCAGCCGTTGCCCAGCGAACTGCAACCTCTGCTCGAGACGCAGAACCAGCTGTTCCAGCGCATCGGCAAGACCATCGAGCGCGAGCGCCGGCTGACCGGTGATGCCGCCCACGAACTGCGCAGCCCGTTGACCGCGATCAAGACCCATCTGCAAGTGGCGCGGATGACCGAGGGCGCGGCCCGCGATCAATCGTTGGCCCGGGCCGAAGAGGGCGCCGACCGTCTGCACCGGACTCTGGAACAATTGCTGTTGCTGGCGCGGGTCGAAGGCAGTCTGTCGTTCGATGACGGCGTGCAATGCAGCGCCGAGCAGGTGGCGAAACTGGCGATCCAGGACACTGCCGGCGGCGATCGCCAGCGCATCAGGCTCAACGTCCCGGCCAGGTTCTCCCACGCACCGGTGAAAATGCCGTCGGTGCTGTCGATTGCCGCGCTGCGCAACCTGCTGGACAACGCTTTGCGCCATACGCCCGGAGACGGACCGGTGGAGTTGAGTCTGCAAACCACCGGTAATCGTGTGCAGTTTGTGGTCCGCGATCACGGGCCGGGGATTGCCGAGGACGACTTGCAGCATTTGACCCAGCGTTTCTGGCGCAATGGTCAGAGCACCGGTTGCGGCCTGGGTCTGGCGATTGTCCAGGCCATCGTTCAACGCTGTGGTTGCACCCTGCATTTCGACAGCCGGCCGGATGGGTTGCGGGTTGAGCTGACCATGCCGTTGCAGCCGGCCTGA
- a CDS encoding response regulator — translation MHVLVCEDDELIASGIVAGLTAQGLTVEHVATASAARAMLKVAEFDVMVLDLGLPDEDGLKLLQQLRQSGLELPVLILTARDSVTDRVDGLQAGADDYLLKPFDLRELAARLHTLLRRVAGRSVNLIEHGALTYDPSSRETTLAGQPVDLSRREQSLLQALLHNRGRVLSSEQLKDSVYGFNDELESNALNVHIHHLRRKLGNGIVETVRGLGYRLGPADGGDQTK, via the coding sequence ATGCACGTACTGGTTTGCGAAGACGATGAGTTGATCGCCAGCGGCATCGTCGCCGGCCTGACCGCTCAGGGCCTGACCGTTGAACACGTGGCCACGGCGTCCGCGGCCCGGGCGATGCTCAAGGTCGCGGAATTCGACGTGATGGTACTCGACCTCGGCCTGCCTGACGAAGACGGCCTGAAGTTGCTTCAACAATTACGCCAGAGCGGCCTGGAGCTGCCGGTGCTGATCCTTACGGCCCGGGACTCGGTCACCGACCGCGTCGACGGCTTGCAGGCCGGCGCCGATGACTACCTGCTCAAGCCTTTCGACCTGCGCGAACTGGCCGCGCGCCTGCACACTCTATTGCGACGAGTGGCGGGGCGCAGCGTCAACCTGATCGAGCACGGCGCCCTGACCTACGACCCGAGCAGTCGCGAAACCACTCTTGCCGGGCAGCCGGTGGACCTTTCCCGTCGCGAACAATCCCTGTTGCAAGCCCTGCTGCATAACCGCGGCCGCGTGTTGTCCAGCGAGCAGCTCAAGGACAGCGTCTACGGCTTTAATGACGAGCTGGAGAGCAACGCCCTCAACGTCCATATCCATCATCTGCGGCGCAAACTCGGCAATGGCATTGTCGAGACCGTGCGCGGCCTGGGGTATCGCCTGGGCCCGGCCGATGGGGGAGATCAAACCAAGTGA
- the dsbD gene encoding protein-disulfide reductase DsbD has product MRHLLLLFALLISGLAQAGSNPFESKPDFLPVAKAFVFTSERLESGEMQLFWQIADGYYLYQKRLKFDGLPDAQHPTLPQGEAHSDEFFGEQQVYRQGLELKIPKGATGQIKVGFQGCADAGLCYPPQTQVVDLGGQADLPATAQAQDQALASSLEQRALGWSLLVFFGLGLLLAFTPCSLPMLPILAGLIVGSGASPKRGFALAGSYVVSMALVYAAMGVVAAMLGANLQALLQNPWLLGSFAAIFVLLALPMFGYFELQLPVAVRDRLENVSRNQRGGSLVGAGVLGALSGLLVGPCMTAPLAGALLYIAQSGNALHGGLILFALGIGIGMPLLLLVTVGNRFLPKPGAWMNLVKGIFGFLFLATALLLLRPVLDESLWVGLCGALLLIAAYSAWKQSEGFGRIAHLFGASSLLLGLWGSLLVIGAAGGSDDLFKPLQVFRATGTAVAATPTGHDAFTTIKDPAALQRELDAAQAQGQWVLLDYYADWCVSCKVMEKQVFAKANVLQALSDVRLLRLDVTADNAASRELLGRYKVPGPPSLLWVGTDGVERRSQRITGEVDAETFLQRWTTTRDAR; this is encoded by the coding sequence ATGCGTCATCTGCTTCTCCTCTTCGCTCTGCTGATATCGGGCCTGGCCCAGGCCGGGAGCAATCCGTTCGAAAGCAAACCTGACTTCCTCCCCGTCGCAAAAGCATTCGTTTTCACCTCCGAACGCCTCGAATCCGGCGAAATGCAGCTGTTCTGGCAAATTGCGGACGGCTACTACCTGTATCAGAAGCGGCTGAAGTTCGATGGCCTGCCCGACGCCCAGCACCCGACGCTGCCGCAGGGTGAAGCCCACAGCGACGAGTTCTTCGGCGAACAGCAGGTGTATCGCCAGGGCCTGGAGCTGAAGATTCCCAAAGGCGCGACCGGCCAGATCAAGGTAGGTTTCCAGGGTTGCGCCGATGCCGGTTTGTGTTATCCCCCGCAGACGCAGGTCGTCGATCTGGGCGGTCAGGCTGATCTGCCAGCGACTGCCCAGGCACAGGATCAGGCCCTGGCCAGCAGCCTTGAGCAGCGTGCGCTGGGCTGGAGCCTGCTGGTGTTCTTCGGGCTTGGCCTTCTGCTGGCCTTCACCCCCTGTTCGTTGCCGATGCTGCCGATTCTGGCCGGATTGATCGTCGGCAGTGGTGCCTCGCCCAAGCGCGGTTTCGCCCTGGCCGGCAGTTATGTGGTGAGCATGGCGCTGGTGTACGCGGCGATGGGTGTAGTGGCCGCGATGTTGGGCGCCAACCTGCAGGCACTGTTGCAAAACCCTTGGCTGCTGGGCAGTTTCGCGGCGATTTTCGTGCTGTTGGCCTTGCCCATGTTCGGCTACTTCGAACTGCAACTGCCGGTGGCCGTGCGTGACCGCCTGGAAAATGTCTCGCGCAATCAGCGCGGCGGCAGCCTGGTCGGCGCCGGCGTACTGGGCGCCTTGTCAGGGCTGCTGGTCGGCCCGTGCATGACCGCGCCGCTGGCCGGCGCGCTGCTCTACATCGCGCAAAGCGGCAATGCCCTGCACGGCGGGCTGATTCTGTTCGCCTTGGGCATTGGTATTGGCATGCCGCTGTTGCTGCTGGTGACAGTCGGCAATCGGTTCCTGCCCAAACCCGGCGCGTGGATGAACCTGGTCAAGGGAATCTTCGGCTTCCTGTTCCTGGCAACCGCCTTGCTGTTGCTGCGCCCGGTACTGGATGAATCGCTGTGGGTCGGCTTGTGCGGTGCCTTGTTGTTGATCGCGGCCTATAGCGCCTGGAAGCAATCGGAAGGCTTTGGACGCATTGCCCATCTGTTCGGCGCCAGCTCGTTGTTGCTCGGCCTGTGGGGCAGCCTGCTGGTGATCGGTGCGGCGGGCGGCAGTGACGATCTGTTCAAGCCGCTCCAGGTATTCCGCGCCACCGGCACCGCCGTCGCCGCGACACCGACCGGGCATGACGCCTTCACCACGATCAAGGATCCGGCGGCCCTGCAACGGGAACTCGACGCCGCGCAAGCGCAGGGTCAGTGGGTGCTGCTGGACTACTACGCCGACTGGTGCGTGTCGTGCAAGGTCATGGAAAAGCAGGTGTTCGCCAAGGCCAATGTGCTGCAGGCCCTGAGCGACGTACGACTGCTGCGGTTGGATGTCACCGCCGACAATGCCGCCAGCCGCGAACTGCTGGGTCGTTATAAGGTACCGGGTCCGCCGAGCCTGCTGTGGGTCGGCACCGATGGCGTCGAACGTCGCAGCCAACGCATCACCGGCGAGGTCGATGCCGAGACGTTCCTGCAACGCTGGACCACCACCCGGGACGCCCGTTAA
- a CDS encoding TlpA family protein disulfide reductase has protein sequence MLTFTLGTFAIALNHLLLISALALATFVGWRVAKRGGENPESVLFGLFLIGMLAARIAFVVLYWPHYHNDLWQIIDLRDGGFLAWPGIIALVIATLYRGWRRPGLRRPLGFGVASGLAFWLLATYSLTIYEQGTRLPEITLRNAAGETVQLADYKGGPLVINLWATWCPPCRREMPVLENAQQQRPDLTFLFVNQAESMQSVATFLETQGLSLSNVLFDGGGRLGQAVGSMALPTTLFYSPDGRLLGSHLGELSQASLARALENFESAPATSARKLPCPASATC, from the coding sequence ATGCTGACTTTCACCCTCGGCACCTTTGCCATCGCGCTCAACCATCTGCTGCTGATCAGTGCCCTGGCACTGGCGACGTTTGTTGGGTGGCGGGTGGCAAAACGCGGTGGCGAGAACCCCGAGTCGGTGCTGTTCGGGCTGTTCCTGATCGGCATGCTGGCGGCGCGGATCGCTTTCGTCGTCCTCTACTGGCCCCACTATCACAACGATCTCTGGCAGATCATCGATCTGCGTGACGGCGGCTTCCTCGCCTGGCCCGGGATCATCGCGCTGGTGATTGCCACGCTGTACCGTGGCTGGCGTCGTCCCGGCCTGCGTCGACCATTGGGCTTCGGCGTGGCCAGCGGCCTGGCGTTCTGGTTGCTGGCCACCTACTCCCTGACGATTTATGAACAAGGCACCCGTCTGCCGGAGATTACCCTGCGCAATGCCGCCGGTGAAACCGTGCAACTGGCGGACTACAAGGGTGGCCCACTGGTGATCAATCTGTGGGCCACCTGGTGCCCGCCTTGCCGCCGGGAAATGCCGGTGCTGGAGAATGCCCAGCAACAGCGTCCGGACCTGACTTTCCTGTTCGTCAATCAGGCCGAAAGCATGCAAAGCGTCGCCACCTTTCTGGAAACCCAGGGCCTGAGCCTGTCCAACGTGCTGTTCGACGGCGGTGGTCGCCTGGGGCAGGCCGTCGGCTCGATGGCCCTGCCGACTACACTGTTCTACAGTCCGGACGGTCGCCTGCTGGGCAGCCATCTGGGTGAACTGTCACAAGCGAGCCTCGCCCGCGCCCTGGAAAATTTCGAATCCGCTCCCGCCACTTCTGCAAGGAAATTGCCATGCCCCGCTTCCGCCACCTGCTGA
- the dsbG gene encoding thiol:disulfide interchange protein DsbG — MPRFRHLLTLSLGAALLHLPSVQAEELPAAIKQIEAKGAKIVGQFDAPDGLRGYAAQYQNRGMALYLTPDGKHVLLGNLYDAEGNDLSSAPLQKLVYAPMSKEVWGKMEASNWIADGSKDAPRVVYLFSDPNCPYCNMFWEQARPWVKAGKVQLRHIMVGIIREDSPGKSAALLAAKDPQKALQDHEAAGKGSSLKPLMEVPPAIQAKLAANMQLMDDLELQATPAIFYMDDKGELQQQQGAPSPDKLAKILGPK, encoded by the coding sequence ATGCCCCGCTTCCGCCACCTGCTGACCCTGAGCCTGGGTGCCGCCCTGCTGCACCTGCCATCGGTACAGGCTGAAGAGTTGCCCGCTGCGATCAAGCAGATCGAGGCCAAGGGCGCGAAAATCGTCGGTCAGTTCGATGCACCCGACGGCCTGCGCGGTTACGCCGCGCAATACCAGAACCGCGGGATGGCGCTGTACCTCACGCCGGACGGCAAGCATGTATTGCTGGGCAATCTGTACGACGCCGAGGGCAACGACTTGAGCAGCGCCCCTCTGCAAAAACTGGTGTACGCGCCGATGTCCAAGGAAGTCTGGGGCAAGATGGAAGCGAGCAACTGGATCGCCGACGGCAGTAAGGATGCACCGCGTGTGGTGTATTTGTTCAGCGACCCGAACTGTCCTTACTGCAACATGTTCTGGGAACAGGCACGGCCCTGGGTCAAGGCCGGAAAGGTGCAGTTGCGGCACATCATGGTCGGCATCATCCGTGAAGACAGCCCCGGCAAATCCGCCGCGCTGCTCGCCGCCAAGGATCCGCAAAAAGCCCTGCAAGACCACGAAGCGGCGGGCAAGGGCAGCTCGCTCAAGCCGTTGATGGAGGTGCCGCCGGCCATTCAAGCCAAGCTCGCCGCCAACATGCAGTTGATGGACGACCTGGAGCTGCAGGCCACGCCGGCGATTTTCTACATGGACGACAAGGGTGAACTGCAACAGCAGCAGGGCGCGCCATCGCCGGACAAGTTGGCGAAGATTCTCGGGCCTAAGTAG
- a CDS encoding alpha/beta fold hydrolase encodes MPFATIDGQPLHYLDQGTGPAVLLAGSYLWDQAMWAPQIAALSQQYRVIALDLWGHGDSGAMPAGTTSLDDVARQALALLDHLDIDRVTLVGLSVGGMWGVRLALSAPQRLNGLVLMDTYVGVEPEPTRQYYFSLFKMIEDSGVIAPQLLDIVVPIFFRPGIDPQSALYQDFRAKLAALPPKRLRESVVPMGRITFARDDLLPRLGELDAATTLVICGDQDKPRPPSEAWEMAELIGCPCVLVPEAGHISNLENPGFVTEALLRFIARRN; translated from the coding sequence ATGCCCTTCGCAACCATTGATGGACAACCTCTTCACTACCTCGATCAAGGCACCGGCCCGGCGGTTCTGCTGGCCGGCAGTTACCTGTGGGACCAGGCCATGTGGGCGCCGCAGATTGCCGCGCTTTCGCAGCAGTATCGGGTCATCGCGCTGGACCTGTGGGGCCATGGCGATTCGGGGGCGATGCCCGCCGGTACGACATCGCTGGATGATGTGGCGCGTCAGGCATTGGCGTTGCTGGATCACCTGGACATCGATCGCGTGACCCTGGTCGGCCTGTCGGTCGGTGGCATGTGGGGTGTGCGGCTGGCACTGTCGGCGCCGCAGCGACTCAACGGGCTGGTGCTGATGGACACCTATGTCGGCGTCGAGCCGGAGCCGACCCGCCAGTATTACTTCTCGCTGTTCAAGATGATCGAAGACAGCGGAGTGATCGCGCCGCAGTTGCTGGACATTGTGGTGCCGATCTTCTTTCGTCCGGGCATCGATCCGCAGTCGGCGCTGTACCAGGACTTCCGCGCCAAACTGGCCGCGCTGCCACCGAAGCGTCTGCGTGAAAGCGTTGTCCCGATGGGGCGGATTACCTTTGCTCGCGATGATCTGCTACCGCGTTTGGGCGAACTGGATGCAGCGACCACGCTGGTGATCTGTGGCGATCAGGACAAGCCACGGCCGCCTTCGGAAGCGTGGGAAATGGCAGAATTGATTGGTTGTCCGTGCGTGCTGGTGCCGGAGGCGGGACATATCTCCAATCTGGAGAATCCGGGTTTTGTGACCGAGGCGTTGCTGAGGTTTATTGCCAGAAGAAATTAG
- a CDS encoding RNA polymerase factor sigma-70: MTERASTGRCDLPLLQTFVDNRLILVKIAARITGCRSRAEDVVQDAFFRLQSAPQITSSLKAQLSYLFQIVRNLAIDHYRKQAMELKFAGPEEEGLNVVIQGASPETSHINFSTLEHIAETLSELPSRTRHAFEMYRLHGVPQKDIARELGVSPTLVNFMIRDALVHCRKVSGGRADAAARR; the protein is encoded by the coding sequence ATGACGGAACGAGCGTCCACAGGCAGGTGCGATTTGCCGCTACTTCAGACATTCGTCGACAATCGACTGATTCTGGTCAAGATTGCAGCGCGCATCACCGGCTGCCGCTCCCGCGCCGAAGACGTGGTGCAGGACGCTTTTTTCCGGCTGCAATCGGCACCGCAGATCACCTCTTCGCTCAAGGCCCAGCTCAGCTATCTGTTCCAGATCGTGCGTAATCTGGCGATCGATCACTACCGCAAGCAGGCAATGGAACTGAAATTTGCGGGGCCGGAAGAGGAAGGCTTGAACGTGGTAATCCAGGGTGCGTCACCGGAAACCTCGCACATCAATTTCTCCACCCTGGAACACATCGCCGAAACCCTCAGCGAGCTGCCGAGCCGGACCCGCCACGCCTTCGAGATGTACCGCCTGCATGGCGTGCCGCAGAAGGACATCGCCAGGGAACTCGGCGTTTCGCCGACCCTGGTGAACTTCATGATTCGTGATGCGCTGGTGCATTGCCGCAAGGTGTCGGGTGGCCGTGCGGATGCGGCAGCCCGCCGGTAG
- a CDS encoding substrate-binding periplasmic protein, whose product MSSPIRTASGLLLAVIAASWALPSPAAQLVRIGAAHFPPYTVRPENGADTGLLPQLVEALNASQTDYQFVLVPTSIPRRFGDFKQGRIDMAIFENPAWGWKDIPRTDVDMGLEDAEIFVAQRQPENQPARQQDYFTDLTGKRLALFSGYHYEFAQFNADPKYLATTYNATLTYSHDSNLLMVLRGRADIALVTRSYLSDYFLRNLKVADELLVSDRIDQIYHHYAILRPAAPISGEAFGQLLQGLRDNGQMLKIFDPYKIAIVPVPH is encoded by the coding sequence ATGTCTTCGCCAATTCGGACGGCTTCAGGTCTTTTGCTGGCAGTGATCGCCGCGTCATGGGCGCTGCCATCCCCGGCTGCACAACTGGTGCGCATCGGCGCCGCTCACTTTCCACCCTATACCGTGCGCCCGGAAAACGGTGCCGACACCGGCCTGCTGCCGCAGCTGGTGGAGGCGCTCAATGCCTCGCAAACCGACTATCAGTTTGTGCTGGTACCCACCTCGATTCCCCGGCGCTTTGGTGATTTCAAGCAGGGCCGGATCGACATGGCGATTTTCGAAAACCCCGCCTGGGGCTGGAAGGACATCCCCCGCACCGACGTCGACATGGGCCTGGAAGACGCCGAGATTTTCGTCGCGCAACGCCAGCCGGAAAACCAGCCGGCGCGCCAGCAGGATTATTTCACTGACCTCACGGGCAAGCGCTTGGCGCTGTTCAGCGGTTATCACTACGAATTCGCCCAGTTCAACGCCGACCCCAAATACCTCGCCACCACCTACAACGCCACGCTGACCTACTCCCATGACAGCAACCTGCTGATGGTGCTGCGCGGGCGCGCCGACATCGCCCTGGTCACGCGCTCCTACTTGAGTGACTACTTTCTGCGCAACCTGAAGGTCGCGGACGAGTTGCTGGTGTCCGATCGCATCGATCAGATTTATCACCACTACGCCATCCTGCGTCCCGCTGCTCCGATTTCGGGGGAGGCCTTCGGACAACTGCTGCAAGGGCTGCGAGACAACGGCCAGATGCTGAAGATCTTCGATCCGTACAAGATTGCGATTGTGCCGGTGCCGCATTAA
- a CDS encoding TetR/AcrR family transcriptional regulator produces the protein MDEQKALRVMRDLVGNGQLTDPDSARGKLLQVAAHLFRNKGYERTTVRDLAGAVGIQSGSIFHHFKSKDEILRAVMEETIRYNTALMRAAIAEAENVRERVLALIRCELQSIMGGSGEAMAVLVYEWRSLSEEGQEKVLALRDIYEDIWLQVLGEAKSAGFIRGDVFITRRFLTGALSWTTTWFRAGGSMSLDQLADEALILVLEEKQ, from the coding sequence GTGGACGAGCAAAAAGCCCTGAGGGTCATGCGCGATTTGGTCGGCAACGGCCAGTTGACCGATCCGGACAGCGCCCGTGGCAAGCTGCTGCAAGTGGCTGCCCACCTGTTTCGCAACAAGGGCTACGAGCGCACCACCGTGCGCGATCTGGCCGGTGCCGTCGGCATTCAGTCGGGGAGCATCTTTCACCACTTCAAAAGCAAGGACGAAATACTGCGGGCGGTGATGGAAGAGACCATCCGCTACAACACCGCGCTGATGCGTGCGGCCATTGCCGAAGCCGAGAACGTGCGTGAGCGGGTATTGGCGCTGATTCGCTGCGAATTGCAATCGATCATGGGCGGCAGTGGCGAGGCCATGGCTGTGCTGGTCTACGAATGGCGCTCGCTGTCCGAGGAGGGCCAGGAAAAAGTCCTGGCTCTGCGCGATATTTATGAAGACATCTGGCTGCAGGTGCTGGGCGAGGCCAAGAGTGCCGGCTTCATTCGCGGTGATGTGTTCATCACCCGGCGCTTCCTCACCGGAGCGCTGTCCTGGACCACCACCTGGTTTCGCGCCGGTGGCAGCATGAGCCTGGATCAGCTGGCCGATGAGGCGCTGATTCTGGTGCTGGAGGAAAAGCAATAA